In the Methanothermobacter marburgensis str. Marburg genome, CATATACTCAACACCATTGAAACACCGGCCAGGAGCCTTGAAAGGCTGAAAAAACTTGACAGGTAATACACGGAGGATCATGAAATGAAGGTCAGGGCCTTCCTTGCAGTTGATGTTGACGATGAATTAAGGGAAAGGGTGTGTGAGATACAGGATATCCTGAGGGGCGCCGATGCCCAGATAAAGTTCGTTGAACCTGAGAACCTCCACTTCACCCTGAAATTCTTCGGTGATGTGGGTGAGGGCAAACTGAGGAGGATAAGGGGGATAGTTGAGGAAACCCTGAAGGGTTATGAACCATTCGACCTTCACGTGATGGGGGCAGGTGTCTTCCCCAGCCCACGCTACATCCGGGTGGTGTGGCTTGGTGTTGAAAACCCGGGGGTATTCTCAGAGCTGCAGAGGAACCTGGACATGGAATTTGCCAGGATAGGATTCCGGAAGGAAAGGGAGTACGTGCCCCACCTGACCATCGGGCGGGTCAAGGGTCCGAGGAACCGTGAGAAACTTGCAGCCCTGATAGATGAGCTTGAGAATGTGGACGCCGGCACCCTCAGGGTTGACAGGGTCTCACTTAAAAGGAGTGATCTCACACCGGAGGGACCCGTCTACAGTGACCTTGAGGTCTTCAGAATCTGATTAATTTTAATTGATATGGTGGACATGCGACAGTGTGCACTGAGAGTATAAACGGATAACATGGTGAATAAACATGGACTACAGCGGGATACTTGAGAGTATAAAACCCGGAAGAGAAGAATATCAGCGGGTCATGGAATTATCAGAGAGCCTTGTTGAATGTATAAATGAACTCGCAGCGAGGATGGGGATCGATGCTGAGGCCTTCCTTGTGGGTTCAGTTGCCAAGGGGACCTGGCTCTCAGGCGGCGCCGACA is a window encoding:
- the thpR gene encoding RNA 2',3'-cyclic phosphodiesterase, translated to MKVRAFLAVDVDDELRERVCEIQDILRGADAQIKFVEPENLHFTLKFFGDVGEGKLRRIRGIVEETLKGYEPFDLHVMGAGVFPSPRYIRVVWLGVENPGVFSELQRNLDMEFARIGFRKEREYVPHLTIGRVKGPRNREKLAALIDELENVDAGTLRVDRVSLKRSDLTPEGPVYSDLEVFRI